The Streptococcus pluranimalium genome contains a region encoding:
- a CDS encoding CPBP family intramembrane glutamic endopeptidase encodes MKQFFKTLCLMVVIVAPITEEIIFRGFATKYLFPQKEWLGLIVGSLLFALAHQPTNFGSAIAYGLMSGALAYVYWRTKEIKYNIAFHAFNNLIVFMAMLFIPM; translated from the coding sequence ATGAAACAATTTTTTAAAACCTTATGTTTGATGGTGGTCATTGTAGCGCCTATTACGGAAGAAATCATCTTTAGAGGATTTGCAACTAAGTACCTCTTTCCCCAAAAAGAGTGGTTAGGGTTGATTGTAGGATCCTTACTTTTTGCCTTAGCTCATCAACCAACTAATTTTGGTAGTGCTATTGCTTATGGTCTTATGTCTGGTGCCCTTGCTTATGTTTATTGGCGAACTAAGGAAATCAAATACAATATTGCCTTTCATGCCTTTAATAATTTAATCGTATTTATGGCTATGCTTTTTATCCCAATGTAA